One window of Chionomys nivalis chromosome 10, mChiNiv1.1, whole genome shotgun sequence genomic DNA carries:
- the LOC130882242 gene encoding protein TCL1B2-like: MGKCGCKIKRLRTHLFNSKQELKTEPEICFLSPKVQPGFAALGSLPHVCLTFWRCKLEWLSEFLNRERPGFYVDENRRVWMVSSLFFTPGLFPLQPTLLRLGTSTIIVLWQINSIMGFPPIPLNLTGLPMMWRKESLMFYRGSDNNVWKLEQHFQIDSLEQLVLKLDGYVGAGSEAPQLTYPSSPDES, from the exons ATGGGGAAGTGTGGCTGCAAGATCAAGAGGCTGAGAACTCACCTCTTCAACAGCAAGCAAGAACTAAAGACAGAACCGGAAAT CTGCTTCCTCAGCCCCAAAGTCCAACCAGGCTTTGCTGCTTTAGGCTCTCTACCTCATGTCTGCCTTACGTTCTGGCGTTGTAAGCTGGAGTGGCTGAGCGAG TTTCTGAACCGTGAAAGACCTGGTTTCTATGTGGATGAGAACCGGAGAGTCTGGATGGTCTCAAGCCTGTTCTTCACTCCTGGTCTGTTTCCATTACAACCAACTTTACTCAGG CTTGGCACCTCTACGATCATCGTCTTATGGCAGATAAACTCCATCATGGGTTTCCCCCCGATCCCCTTGAATTTGACCGGTCTTCCTATGATGTGGCGGAAAGAATCTTTGATGTTTTACCGGGGGTCAGATAACAATGTCTGGAAATTAGAGCAGCACTTCCAG ATTGACTCCCTAGAGCAACTGGTCCTAAAGCTGGACGGCTATGTCG GTGCCGGGTCTGAGGCTCCCCAGCTGACCTATCCCTCCAGCCCTGATGAGAGCTGA